Proteins encoded together in one Candidatus Sulfotelmatobacter sp. window:
- a CDS encoding glucan 1,4-alpha-glucosidase, with product MADFAPRYAPGWPGIPPRWTSSAKTGVGTALNQHSRVWFTLSHGILNEVYFPRVDQACTRDLGFIVTNGRDFFSEEKRHCTFENRPFEPGIPAFELINTEINGRYRIVKEVLTDPYRNVVLQKVRFEPLLGELADYRLYALLSPHLANCGNGNTGWIGDYKGFPMFFAENDGMNLSLASSAPWLKTSVGFVGASDGWQDLSQHFQLEWEYTRAENGNIAFTGEIDLAACGGEFVLALGFGTIWTEAGQQARSTLSEDYAEIRRHYVSQWKNWQTTLLPLDEPKRQYDLYRSSTAVLRTHESKDFLGGIIASLSIPWGFNKGDEDLGGYHLVWPRDLVETAGALLAAGAVSDAVRVLRYLEATQEAAGNWAQNLWLDGRPYWGGVQMDETAFPILLLDLLRREAPAALGKLERWWPMVRKAASFILRNGPVTQQDRWEEDAGYSPFTLAAEISALLAGADIADLTGHSQEAQTMRDHADAWNDNIERWVYATGGDLAQQLGIDGYYVRIAPPDTTDGAASPTQGFVPIKNRPPGQDGGQDGDRAYHIISPDALALVRFGLRAPDDPRILNTLTAIDALLAVELPQGPCWYRYNGDGYGEHKDGSAFDGTGIGRPWPLLAGERAHYALAGGHRDEAEALLSVIENSTVGQSRLLPEQVWDAADIPALELFRGKPTGSACPLVWAHSEYIKLRRSIHEGKIFDQPPQTVKRYLIDKHGRQHFGWRFNNKTRTVPRNKTLRLVLLNPGAVHWSIDGWTTAHDTNTRDTGLGIYTLDLPTASLPVGGQVTFTFFWPLENRWEGVDYTVTVAWALKGGPGPDTDLSRP from the coding sequence ATGGCAGATTTCGCCCCACGTTACGCCCCGGGCTGGCCCGGTATTCCACCCCGATGGACTTCCAGCGCGAAGACGGGCGTCGGCACAGCCCTTAATCAGCACAGCAGAGTATGGTTCACGCTCAGTCATGGCATTCTGAACGAAGTTTATTTTCCTCGCGTCGACCAGGCGTGCACGCGCGACCTGGGATTTATTGTCACTAACGGCCGCGATTTTTTCTCCGAGGAGAAGCGCCACTGCACTTTTGAAAACCGCCCTTTTGAGCCCGGCATCCCTGCCTTCGAATTGATCAACACCGAGATCAACGGACGTTACCGCATTGTCAAGGAAGTGTTGACGGATCCCTACCGCAACGTGGTTCTACAGAAGGTTCGATTCGAACCGCTATTAGGAGAACTCGCGGATTACCGACTCTACGCCCTTCTCTCGCCGCACCTGGCCAATTGCGGGAACGGCAATACCGGCTGGATTGGCGACTACAAGGGGTTTCCCATGTTTTTTGCCGAAAATGACGGCATGAACTTGTCGCTGGCTTCGTCGGCGCCTTGGTTGAAGACTTCTGTGGGATTCGTGGGCGCTTCCGATGGTTGGCAGGACCTCTCGCAGCATTTCCAGTTGGAGTGGGAGTATACGCGCGCAGAGAACGGCAACATCGCTTTCACGGGAGAAATCGACCTCGCGGCCTGCGGCGGCGAGTTCGTGCTGGCGCTTGGCTTTGGCACGATTTGGACCGAGGCCGGACAACAAGCGCGATCCACACTCTCTGAAGACTACGCCGAGATTCGCCGGCACTATGTTTCCCAGTGGAAAAACTGGCAAACCACGTTGCTTCCGCTGGACGAACCGAAACGCCAGTACGATCTGTATCGTTCCTCGACGGCTGTGCTGCGGACCCACGAGTCGAAGGATTTTCTGGGCGGGATTATCGCCAGCCTTTCCATTCCCTGGGGGTTCAACAAAGGCGACGAAGATCTCGGGGGTTATCACCTGGTCTGGCCGCGGGACCTGGTAGAAACCGCTGGGGCGCTGCTGGCTGCGGGCGCCGTCAGCGACGCCGTGCGCGTGCTGCGTTATCTCGAAGCCACGCAGGAGGCCGCCGGCAATTGGGCGCAAAATTTGTGGCTCGACGGGCGGCCCTACTGGGGCGGGGTTCAGATGGACGAAACCGCCTTCCCCATCCTGCTGCTCGACCTTTTGCGCCGCGAAGCGCCAGCAGCACTTGGAAAACTGGAACGCTGGTGGCCGATGGTACGCAAGGCCGCCAGTTTTATTTTGCGCAATGGTCCGGTGACGCAGCAAGACCGCTGGGAAGAAGACGCGGGCTATTCGCCGTTCACTCTCGCGGCTGAGATTTCTGCACTGCTGGCCGGGGCCGACATAGCCGATCTTACGGGACATTCACAAGAGGCCCAGACGATGCGCGACCATGCCGATGCCTGGAACGACAACATCGAGCGCTGGGTCTACGCCACGGGTGGCGATCTGGCCCAACAGCTTGGCATTGACGGCTATTACGTTCGTATCGCCCCGCCCGACACGACCGACGGCGCCGCTTCACCGACCCAGGGTTTCGTCCCGATTAAAAACCGTCCGCCGGGTCAGGATGGGGGACAGGACGGAGACCGCGCGTATCACATAATCAGCCCGGATGCGCTGGCGCTGGTTCGTTTTGGCCTGCGCGCCCCCGACGATCCGCGCATTCTAAATACGCTGACTGCCATCGACGCCCTGCTCGCGGTCGAATTGCCACAGGGTCCGTGCTGGTATCGCTACAACGGCGACGGCTATGGCGAACATAAGGACGGTTCGGCCTTCGACGGAACCGGCATTGGCCGCCCGTGGCCCTTGCTCGCGGGAGAGCGCGCCCATTACGCCCTGGCTGGCGGGCATCGCGACGAAGCCGAGGCTTTGCTATCCGTCATTGAAAACTCAACGGTAGGTCAAAGCCGCCTGCTTCCCGAGCAAGTCTGGGACGCCGCGGATATTCCCGCGCTCGAGCTTTTCCGCGGTAAACCAACCGGCTCAGCCTGCCCTCTGGTCTGGGCTCACTCGGAGTACATAAAGCTGCGGCGCTCGATTCATGAGGGCAAAATTTTCGATCAACCGCCCCAAACCGTTAAACGGTATTTAATTGATAAGCATGGGCGGCAACACTTCGGCTGGAGGTTTAATAACAAGACACGCACCGTCCCGCGCAACAAAACTCTCCGCCTCGTACTGCTCAACCCTGGGGCTGTGCATTGGAGCATCGACGGCTGGACCACCGCGCACGATACCAATACACGCGATACCGGACTCGGAATCTATACTCTCGACCTGCCGACTGCTTCGTTGCCGGTGGGAGGGCAGGTGACCTTCACTTTTTTCTGGCCACTGGAGAATCGTTGGGAAGGAGTGGACTATACGGTCACGGTAGCGTGGGCCCTCAAAGGCGGCCCTGGCCCAGACACCGACCTGAGTAGACCTTGA
- the ppk1 gene encoding polyphosphate kinase 1 — translation MARISLDDPQYFLNRDTSWIAFNRRVLEEAEDEGNPLLERLKFLAISASNLDEFFEVRVAAMMQQIEDGYNEAGPDGLTLTEKRDVLNKLTHEFVHDQYDCWSARLRPALSENGIRVLGLHELDSEALRFVEEYCERELDPLLTPVTVDPAHPFPRVINKALCLGFLLRRRRRSALTYTGVVSVPRALPRLVRLPSKHTADFIFLADLVAHHAVHMYHGYDIVSSAPFRVTRNSNLYLAEEEARSLLESVRAELHNRRKGDAVRMEIEADADPEIIDRLRTVFELDPWQVFPVNGPVNLSRLFNVYEQVNRPELKYRPFSPRELRLTSKSKDLFEELRGHDILLHHPYDSYDAVVSFIESAAKDDNVLSIKQTLYRTSEHSAIVPSLIEAASRTEVTAVVELKARFDESTNIRWARDMEDAGVQVFHGLVGLKTHCKLSLLVRRDPDGVTRSYAHIGTGNYNATTARLYTDLSLFTANPQITRAVHDVFSFLTAYAENPSYDPLLVAPLDLAEKSIALIDREAEHAGRGKPAQIVAKMNALLDKGVVQALYRASQAGVQIDLVVRGICALRPGVRGVSDNIRVRSIVGRFLEHSRIFYFANGGEEEIYIGSADWMPRNLYERVEVLVPVRDVMLRQRIRHEILEAYLADNRKARLLLKDATYIRAWQTLQGTRNRRPPTGAAAFSAQDFLIGIAEGKSPIIPAVPNSPRRRKVVAARARER, via the coding sequence ATGGCTCGCATCTCGCTTGACGACCCTCAGTATTTCCTGAATCGCGATACTTCCTGGATCGCCTTCAACCGACGCGTCCTCGAAGAGGCGGAGGACGAAGGGAACCCCCTGCTCGAGCGCTTGAAATTTCTGGCCATCTCCGCCAGCAATCTGGACGAGTTTTTCGAAGTGCGCGTCGCCGCCATGATGCAGCAGATCGAAGACGGCTACAACGAAGCCGGTCCCGACGGGCTCACGCTTACCGAGAAACGGGATGTGCTCAACAAGCTGACCCACGAATTCGTGCATGACCAGTATGATTGTTGGAGTGCCCGGCTTCGTCCGGCGCTTTCCGAAAACGGAATTCGCGTGCTGGGCCTGCATGAACTCGATTCCGAAGCCCTGCGTTTTGTCGAAGAGTATTGCGAGAGAGAACTCGACCCGCTGTTGACGCCGGTCACGGTGGATCCCGCGCACCCTTTTCCGCGAGTCATCAACAAGGCGCTATGCCTGGGTTTCCTGTTGCGCCGGCGCCGGCGCTCGGCGCTGACCTATACTGGCGTAGTATCGGTACCGCGGGCTCTGCCGCGTCTGGTGCGGCTGCCTTCGAAGCATACCGCCGATTTCATTTTCCTCGCCGACCTCGTCGCCCATCATGCGGTTCATATGTATCACGGCTACGACATTGTTTCGTCGGCTCCTTTTCGCGTGACCCGCAACAGCAATTTGTATTTAGCCGAAGAAGAAGCGCGCAGCCTGCTCGAGTCGGTGCGCGCCGAATTGCACAACCGCCGCAAGGGCGATGCCGTGCGCATGGAGATTGAGGCCGACGCCGATCCCGAGATCATCGACCGCCTGCGCACTGTCTTCGAACTCGATCCCTGGCAGGTGTTTCCCGTGAACGGCCCCGTGAATCTTTCGCGCTTGTTCAACGTGTACGAGCAGGTGAATCGCCCGGAGCTGAAATACCGTCCCTTCTCGCCCCGCGAGTTGCGCCTGACTTCGAAATCCAAGGATTTGTTCGAGGAGTTGCGCGGCCACGACATTTTGTTGCATCACCCCTATGATTCTTACGATGCGGTAGTTTCGTTCATTGAGTCCGCGGCCAAGGACGACAATGTTCTTTCCATTAAGCAGACGCTCTACCGCACCAGCGAACATTCCGCCATTGTTCCTTCGCTGATAGAAGCCGCGTCGCGCACCGAAGTGACGGCGGTGGTCGAGTTGAAGGCGCGCTTCGATGAATCCACGAACATTCGCTGGGCACGCGATATGGAAGATGCCGGTGTGCAGGTCTTCCATGGCCTGGTGGGGTTGAAAACGCATTGCAAGCTTTCGCTGCTGGTGCGGCGCGACCCCGACGGAGTGACGCGCAGCTACGCTCATATCGGAACTGGAAATTACAACGCCACGACGGCACGGCTCTATACCGATCTGAGCCTGTTTACCGCGAATCCCCAGATTACTCGCGCGGTACACGATGTGTTCAGTTTCCTGACCGCCTACGCCGAGAATCCCAGCTACGATCCGCTCCTGGTGGCGCCGCTCGATCTGGCTGAAAAATCCATTGCTCTAATCGACCGCGAGGCCGAACATGCTGGCCGCGGCAAACCGGCTCAGATCGTCGCTAAGATGAACGCTCTGCTCGACAAGGGCGTGGTGCAGGCGCTGTACCGTGCGTCACAAGCCGGCGTGCAAATCGATCTGGTAGTGCGCGGGATCTGTGCGCTCCGGCCTGGGGTGCGCGGCGTCAGCGACAACATCCGCGTGCGCAGCATAGTGGGCAGATTTCTCGAGCACAGCCGCATTTTCTATTTCGCCAACGGCGGCGAAGAGGAAATCTACATCGGCAGTGCCGACTGGATGCCGCGCAATCTTTACGAACGCGTCGAAGTGCTGGTCCCGGTCCGCGATGTCATGTTGCGGCAGCGGATCCGTCATGAAATCCTGGAAGCCTACCTCGCCGACAACCGCAAAGCTCGGCTGTTATTGAAAGATGCCACCTACATCCGGGCATGGCAAACCTTGCAGGGTACGCGGAACCGCCGCCCCCCCACAGGCGCCGCGGCTTTTTCCGCCCAGGATTTTTTGATCGGAATTGCGGAAGGAAAGTCGCCGATTATACCTGCCGTGCCCAATTCCCCAAGAAGGCGTAAAGTAGTAGCGGCAAGAGCAAGAGAACGATAA
- a CDS encoding histidine phosphatase family protein: protein MILYFLRHASAGEHFADPKKDEKRALDKEGIEQCGYIGRALAALDVQVDAIVSSPLKRCTQTASLVGNELGYEGKLQLDAGLRPEAGLAEFRKLLTKYSGQEAIMVVGHNPNLSHFLGSIISDSGCEASLELKKGAIAKVETRRTSGTLQWCVTPKVLRTLYETAVVSSRPNTSRK from the coding sequence ATGATTCTATATTTTCTACGCCACGCCAGCGCGGGCGAGCACTTTGCCGATCCGAAGAAGGACGAGAAGCGCGCCCTCGACAAAGAGGGTATTGAGCAGTGCGGCTACATCGGCCGCGCCCTGGCCGCTCTGGATGTGCAAGTGGACGCGATCGTCTCCAGTCCGCTGAAACGTTGCACCCAGACCGCTTCGCTGGTGGGCAATGAGTTGGGCTATGAGGGCAAACTGCAACTCGACGCCGGGCTGCGGCCCGAAGCCGGACTCGCCGAATTCCGCAAATTGCTTACCAAGTATTCCGGCCAGGAAGCCATCATGGTGGTCGGCCATAATCCCAACCTGAGCCATTTCCTCGGATCGATCATCAGTGATTCCGGCTGTGAAGCTTCGCTCGAACTGAAGAAGGGCGCGATAGCCAAAGTAGAAACCCGCCGCACTTCTGGGACTTTACAGTGGTGCGTTACTCCGAAAGTCTTGCGGACCCTCTATGAGACGGCGGTGGTAAGCTCGCGGCCGAACACTTCCCGGAAATAA
- the ppx gene encoding exopolyphosphatase: MPTFAAVDIGSNSVRLKIARLQAGRLHPLHEDREVTRLGEGVFSSGFLTPDSMAETVKVLRRFHRATQQIVTDSVRVVATSALRDARNSQAFIEWVGSATGWRVEIISGVEEARLIHLGLISSPRVDRSPTLMMDLGGGSCELTVTQGGHIRDAVSLPLGAVRLTNEFLSHDPPRKGELKRLRGFVTREVNRITDRIASAKVRNVIATSGTAAALAEVADHMRQGAGRQRHMVSRAEMSRIAKRLARLPVAERRKIEGIGPRRAEIIVAGAAVYHELLDRLHLKGFRYSPLGLRDGILAQMAADYDRSTRSGRQIESERWESIMKAVDHYHVDRKHAFDVRDAAVTLFAGLRTLHRLPPEYLEWLSAAAMLYEVGDYVNRNGRHRHTHYIISNSEILGYTPQQRRLIAAVARYLGKSRPTMEDGPMKVVDPADRDDAQKAILLLRLARALNLGRSRAVERVRISLRSAEVRLTLVPRRRMGVDLELWAIEKERDYFREVFGRELTTAVS, translated from the coding sequence ATGCCCACGTTTGCCGCCGTCGATATCGGTTCGAACTCTGTCCGGCTAAAAATTGCGCGTCTGCAAGCGGGCCGGCTCCATCCTCTGCACGAGGACCGCGAAGTGACGCGACTGGGCGAAGGAGTGTTCAGTTCTGGATTCCTGACGCCGGACTCGATGGCAGAGACGGTAAAAGTTCTGCGTCGATTCCATCGGGCCACGCAACAGATCGTCACCGACAGCGTGAGGGTAGTGGCGACGAGCGCGTTGCGCGACGCCCGTAATTCACAGGCGTTCATCGAGTGGGTAGGCTCGGCGACGGGTTGGCGAGTCGAGATCATCTCTGGCGTGGAAGAAGCGCGCCTGATTCATCTGGGACTCATCTCGAGTCCACGGGTGGACCGCAGTCCGACTCTCATGATGGATCTTGGAGGAGGCAGTTGCGAACTGACGGTCACGCAGGGCGGCCACATTCGCGACGCGGTGAGCCTGCCGCTGGGCGCGGTGCGGCTGACGAACGAATTTCTAAGTCATGATCCTCCCCGCAAAGGCGAACTGAAACGTCTGCGCGGCTTTGTGACGCGCGAAGTCAATCGCATCACCGACCGCATTGCGAGCGCCAAGGTGCGGAATGTGATCGCGACGTCCGGAACCGCGGCCGCCCTCGCGGAGGTTGCCGATCATATGCGCCAGGGCGCGGGCCGGCAGCGGCACATGGTATCGCGGGCCGAAATGAGCCGGATCGCGAAGCGGCTGGCGCGACTGCCGGTGGCGGAGCGCCGCAAAATTGAGGGCATCGGCCCGCGGCGGGCGGAGATTATTGTGGCTGGAGCCGCGGTATATCACGAACTGCTCGACCGGCTTCACCTCAAAGGTTTTCGCTACTCGCCGCTCGGCCTGCGCGACGGAATTCTCGCCCAGATGGCGGCGGACTATGATCGCAGCACGCGCTCCGGCCGGCAGATCGAATCCGAGCGTTGGGAATCGATTATGAAAGCGGTCGACCATTACCACGTGGACCGCAAGCACGCGTTCGATGTGCGGGACGCTGCCGTTACATTGTTCGCTGGGCTGCGCACGCTGCACCGGCTGCCGCCGGAATATCTCGAATGGCTGTCGGCGGCGGCGATGCTGTATGAAGTAGGCGACTATGTGAACCGTAACGGGCGCCATCGCCATACTCATTACATTATTTCGAACTCAGAAATTCTGGGTTACACGCCGCAGCAGAGACGGCTGATCGCGGCGGTTGCACGCTATCTCGGAAAATCGCGGCCCACGATGGAAGACGGTCCTATGAAGGTGGTCGATCCCGCCGACCGCGACGACGCGCAGAAGGCGATTTTATTGCTGCGGTTGGCCCGCGCCCTGAACCTGGGGCGCAGCCGCGCGGTAGAAAGAGTACGTATCAGCTTGCGCTCGGCGGAAGTCCGACTGACCCTGGTGCCGAGGCGGCGCATGGGCGTGGACCTGGAACTGTGGGCCATCGAGAAAGAACGGGATTATTTCCGGGAAGTGTTCGGCCGCGAGCTTACCACCGCCGTCTCATAG
- the pstB gene encoding phosphate ABC transporter ATP-binding protein PstB, whose amino-acid sequence MGVGIQVDKLNAWYGKGQALYEINLNVTANRATALIGPSGCGKSTFIRCLNRMHETIPEARIEGSVRIGEIDAYNGTSATQLRRRVGMVFQKANPFPTMSIYDNVASGLKLNGFRDRRKLDDVVQHSLEVSALWDEVKDTVHKKSGASLSGGQQQRLCIARALAVEPEVLLMDEPCSALDPISTGKIEELIFQLKERYTIVIVTHNMQQAARVAEFTGFFLLGKLIEFDKTEKIFTKPSDKKTEDYITGRFG is encoded by the coding sequence ATGGGAGTTGGAATCCAAGTCGACAAACTGAACGCCTGGTACGGCAAAGGCCAGGCGTTATATGAGATCAATCTCAACGTGACGGCGAACCGCGCCACCGCTCTGATTGGTCCGTCAGGATGCGGCAAGTCTACGTTCATCCGCTGCCTCAATCGCATGCATGAGACCATTCCTGAGGCGCGCATCGAAGGCAGTGTGCGCATCGGCGAAATCGACGCCTACAACGGCACCTCGGCTACGCAACTTCGCCGCCGCGTGGGCATGGTGTTCCAGAAGGCTAATCCCTTTCCCACCATGTCAATTTATGACAACGTGGCCTCTGGTTTAAAGCTCAACGGATTCCGCGACCGCCGCAAACTCGACGACGTCGTCCAGCATTCGCTCGAAGTTTCGGCACTCTGGGACGAGGTGAAGGACACGGTTCACAAAAAGTCCGGCGCCAGCCTCTCCGGCGGCCAGCAGCAGCGCCTGTGCATCGCGCGCGCCCTCGCGGTCGAGCCCGAGGTCCTGCTGATGGATGAACCCTGTTCCGCCTTGGACCCGATTTCTACAGGAAAAATCGAAGAATTGATCTTCCAGCTCAAGGAACGGTATACCATCGTAATTGTGACTCACAACATGCAGCAGGCGGCGCGCGTCGCCGAATTCACGGGATTCTTCCTGCTCGGCAAGTTGATTGAGTTCGACAAGACGGAAAAGATTTTTACCAAGCCATCCGACAAGAAGACGGAAGACTACATTACGGGAAGGTTTGGATAA
- the phoU gene encoding phosphate signaling complex protein PhoU: MRTRFQQGLDDLRQRLLRMGGLAEQAVDRARQAYVDRDLTRCQMVLEGESMINMAEREIDEAAFDLLAMQQPMAVDLRFILAVTKINSDLERVGDQAVNIAERVMDMVELPAADLPVDIARMGSAVSAMVRRALESFIEGKAELAQAVLEMDSVIDRMRDDAFIQLVKTMNDRPEVVRQALDALLVARNLERVADHATNIAEDVIFWVQGADVRHNVHPEDSESPEPQRPTQRASGL; this comes from the coding sequence ATGCGCACGCGCTTTCAGCAAGGGCTTGACGATCTGCGGCAACGGTTGCTTCGCATGGGAGGGCTGGCCGAGCAGGCAGTCGATCGCGCCCGCCAGGCCTATGTGGACCGCGACCTCACCCGCTGCCAGATGGTGCTGGAAGGCGAGAGCATGATCAACATGGCGGAGCGCGAAATCGACGAAGCCGCTTTCGATCTGCTCGCGATGCAGCAGCCCATGGCCGTCGACCTGCGCTTTATCCTCGCGGTCACCAAGATTAATTCCGACCTCGAACGCGTGGGCGATCAGGCGGTCAACATCGCCGAGCGTGTTATGGACATGGTCGAACTTCCCGCCGCCGATTTGCCGGTCGATATCGCCCGCATGGGTTCGGCGGTCAGCGCCATGGTGCGCCGCGCCCTGGAATCGTTCATCGAAGGCAAAGCCGAACTGGCGCAGGCCGTGCTCGAAATGGACAGCGTCATCGACCGCATGCGCGACGACGCCTTCATTCAGTTGGTCAAAACCATGAACGACCGCCCCGAAGTCGTGCGGCAGGCCCTCGACGCGCTACTCGTTGCCCGCAATCTGGAGCGAGTCGCCGACCACGCCACCAACATCGCCGAAGATGTCATCTTCTGGGTGCAGGGCGCTGATGTTCGCCACAACGTGCATCCCGAAGATTCCGAGAGCCCCGAGCCGCAGCGCCCAACCCAGCGGGCCTCGGGCCTATAG